A single genomic interval of Hafnia alvei harbors:
- a CDS encoding YciN family protein has protein sequence MFGETTPIKREALLAEANQIIKEHEDYMQGMEATEVEQKGDVLVFRGEFFLDEDGIPTRKTTAVFNMFKHLAHVLSEKYHLED, from the coding sequence ATGTTCGGTGAAACAACCCCAATCAAACGTGAAGCTCTGCTGGCGGAAGCCAACCAAATCATTAAAGAACACGAAGATTATATGCAGGGTATGGAAGCGACCGAAGTCGAGCAAAAAGGCGACGTATTAGTATTCCGCGGTGAGTTTTTCCTCGACGAAGATGGAATTCCAACCCGCAAAACCACCGCCGTGTTTAATATGTTTAAACATCTAGCTCATGTATTATCTGAAAAATATCATTTAGAAGATTAA